In Kitasatospora gansuensis, a genomic segment contains:
- a CDS encoding sugar ABC transporter substrate-binding protein, whose protein sequence is MWTHSAGNPGELAVYKKIIDDFNASQPKYRVVQQNFPQGSYNDAITAAAAARNLPCLLDMDGPVMPNWAWAGYLQPLELPTTLTDSLLPTAVGRYQGKVYSAGYWDAALSIFARKSVLEKNGIRIPTVDKPWTLAEFDAVAAKLKDSGYATPLDLGAADKGEWWPYAYSPMLQSAGGDLFDRTAMKSADGVLNGPDSVKFFTWFQKVFKSGWANNSGPVGNQKFIDDKVALSYTGVWNAQDALQKVGADLLILPPVDFGKGPRIGGGSWQWGISAGCGSAQSEGAREYLKFSYQDKYLTDFADSQVVIPATQAAASASKYFSADGPLHQFAVLSQKFALARPATPGYPVISTTFEKAAKDIMNGADVKSALDAAVKAIDSDIKSNNNYGN, encoded by the coding sequence ATGTGGACGCACTCCGCGGGAAACCCCGGGGAGCTGGCCGTCTACAAGAAGATCATTGACGATTTCAACGCCTCGCAGCCGAAGTACCGGGTCGTCCAGCAGAACTTCCCGCAGGGCTCGTACAACGACGCGATCACCGCAGCGGCGGCGGCCCGCAACCTGCCGTGCCTCCTGGACATGGACGGCCCGGTCATGCCCAACTGGGCCTGGGCCGGCTACCTGCAGCCACTGGAGCTGCCGACCACGCTGACCGATTCGCTCCTGCCCACCGCGGTCGGCCGCTACCAGGGCAAGGTCTACTCCGCGGGCTACTGGGACGCCGCCCTGTCGATCTTCGCCCGCAAGTCGGTGCTGGAGAAGAACGGCATCCGCATCCCGACCGTGGACAAGCCCTGGACCCTGGCGGAGTTCGACGCCGTCGCGGCCAAGCTCAAGGACTCCGGCTACGCGACCCCGCTCGACCTCGGCGCGGCCGACAAGGGTGAGTGGTGGCCGTACGCGTACTCCCCGATGCTGCAGAGCGCGGGTGGCGACCTGTTCGACCGGACCGCCATGAAGTCCGCCGACGGTGTCCTCAACGGCCCCGACTCCGTCAAGTTCTTCACCTGGTTCCAGAAGGTGTTCAAGAGCGGCTGGGCGAACAACAGCGGCCCGGTGGGGAACCAGAAGTTCATCGACGACAAGGTGGCGCTGAGCTACACCGGCGTGTGGAACGCCCAGGACGCGCTGCAGAAGGTCGGTGCCGACCTGCTGATCCTGCCGCCCGTCGACTTCGGCAAGGGCCCCAGGATCGGCGGCGGCTCCTGGCAGTGGGGCATCTCCGCGGGCTGCGGCAGCGCCCAGAGCGAAGGCGCCCGCGAGTACCTGAAGTTCAGCTACCAGGACAAGTACCTCACCGACTTCGCCGACAGCCAGGTCGTCATCCCGGCCACCCAGGCCGCGGCCAGCGCCTCGAAGTACTTCAGCGCGGACGGCCCGCTGCACCAATTCGCCGTCCTGTCACAGAAGTTCGCCCTGGCCCGCCCCGCCACACCCGGCTACCCGGTGATCTCCACCACCTTCGAGAAGGCCGCGAAGGACATCATGAACGGCGCCGACGTCAAGTCCGCCCTCGACGCCGCCGTGAAGGCGATCGACAGCGACATCAAGTCGAACAACAACTACGGCAACTGA
- a CDS encoding carbohydrate ABC transporter permease → MTATFRLDSPADPATPEPARTPTAPAADGKRRRAKNAARRGEARAGLAMASPAIVLLLTFLIVPVLLGFALSFTNARLISPEPLRFVGFDNFVRAFTIDPTFFRSALNTFAFAAVVVPVQAGFGLFLALMVNQKIRGVTAFRVIFFIPVVTSIVVVSILWKFMYQPDGLVNSFINSITFGAWQGTAWLDNPSTALFAIIVLSVWQAVGFHMLIWLSGLQTIPEELYEAARIDGAGTWRQFRDVTWPCLRPTRIFVLITITIAALGLFVQIDVMTQGGPIDSTSTLVYHAVLTGYRQQQIGYGSALSLVFFVIVLVIALIQRHLTRDKD, encoded by the coding sequence ATGACAGCGACCTTCCGTCTCGACTCCCCGGCCGACCCGGCCACCCCCGAACCCGCCCGAACACCCACCGCCCCCGCGGCGGACGGGAAGAGGCGGCGCGCGAAGAACGCGGCCCGCCGCGGCGAAGCCCGCGCGGGGCTCGCCATGGCCTCACCCGCGATCGTCCTGCTGCTGACCTTCCTGATCGTGCCGGTGCTGCTCGGCTTCGCCCTGTCCTTCACCAACGCGCGGCTCATCTCCCCCGAACCGTTGCGCTTCGTCGGCTTCGACAACTTCGTCCGGGCGTTCACCATCGACCCGACGTTCTTCCGCTCGGCCCTCAACACCTTCGCCTTCGCGGCCGTGGTCGTCCCCGTCCAGGCCGGCTTCGGACTGTTCCTCGCCCTGATGGTCAATCAGAAGATCCGCGGCGTGACCGCGTTCCGGGTCATCTTCTTCATCCCGGTCGTGACCTCGATCGTCGTGGTCTCGATCCTGTGGAAGTTCATGTACCAGCCGGACGGGCTGGTCAACTCCTTCATCAACTCGATCACCTTCGGCGCCTGGCAGGGCACCGCCTGGCTCGACAACCCCAGCACCGCCCTGTTCGCGATCATCGTGCTGTCCGTCTGGCAGGCCGTCGGATTCCACATGCTGATCTGGCTGTCGGGTCTGCAGACCATCCCCGAGGAGCTCTACGAGGCGGCTCGCATCGACGGCGCCGGGACCTGGCGCCAGTTCAGGGACGTCACTTGGCCGTGCCTGCGCCCGACCAGGATCTTCGTCCTCATCACCATCACCATCGCGGCACTCGGCCTGTTCGTGCAGATCGACGTGATGACCCAGGGCGGCCCGATCGACTCGACCTCGACCCTGGTCTACCACGCGGTGCTCACCGGCTACCGCCAGCAGCAGATCGGGTACGGCTCCGCGCTGTCCCTGGTGTTCTTCGTGATCGTGCTCGTCATCGCGCTGATCCAGCGCCACCTCACCCGCGACAAGGACTGA
- a CDS encoding carbohydrate ABC transporter permease codes for MRGTRPEASEQRRRVWSYLVLVGLAVFFLFPLVFMFVSSLKPDSQILSDISGWRAFLPVGDVNLDNYGAVFDRVPVGRFLLNSLLVTVAIVGLGLVVNSMAGFALSRLRWRGRGLVLGVVIATLIVPFETIAVPLVYWVAHLPTLLFQDGALVYDIGWLNSYQVQIIPFVANAFSVFLFSQYFSTIPTSLDEAARIDGAGWFTIYRRIVVPLSGPAFATVAILTFLPAWNQYLWPTMVVQDETLRPVMVGMQYFFQDNPAWGEIMAYTSMITLPVLVVFLAFQRAFVSSVAASGVKG; via the coding sequence GTGCGAGGCACGCGTCCCGAGGCGAGCGAACAGCGCCGACGCGTCTGGTCGTACCTGGTCCTGGTCGGCCTCGCCGTGTTCTTCCTCTTCCCGCTGGTCTTCATGTTCGTCTCCAGCCTGAAGCCGGACAGCCAGATCCTCTCCGACATCAGCGGCTGGCGCGCGTTCCTGCCGGTCGGCGACGTCAACCTGGACAACTACGGCGCGGTCTTCGACCGGGTGCCGGTCGGACGCTTCCTGCTCAACTCGCTGCTGGTCACCGTGGCGATCGTCGGCCTCGGACTGGTCGTCAACTCCATGGCGGGCTTCGCCCTTTCACGCCTGCGCTGGCGTGGCCGCGGGCTGGTCCTCGGCGTTGTCATCGCCACCCTCATCGTCCCCTTCGAGACGATCGCCGTGCCGCTGGTCTACTGGGTCGCCCACCTGCCGACCCTGCTCTTCCAGGACGGCGCCCTGGTCTACGACATCGGCTGGCTCAACAGCTACCAGGTGCAGATCATCCCGTTCGTCGCGAACGCCTTCTCCGTCTTCCTGTTCAGCCAGTACTTCTCCACCATCCCCACCTCGCTCGACGAGGCCGCCCGCATCGACGGCGCCGGCTGGTTCACCATCTACCGCCGCATCGTGGTCCCGCTGTCAGGACCGGCTTTCGCGACCGTCGCGATCCTCACCTTCCTGCCCGCCTGGAACCAGTACCTGTGGCCGACGATGGTCGTCCAGGACGAGACGCTGCGCCCCGTCATGGTCGGCATGCAGTACTTCTTCCAGGACAACCCCGCCTGGGGCGAGATCATGGCCTACACCTCCATGATCACGCTGCCCGTGCTGGTCGTGTTCCTCGCCTTCCAGCGGGCCTTCGTCAGCAGTGTCGCCGCCAGCGGCGTCAAGGGCTGA
- a CDS encoding glycosyl hydrolase family 32 translates to MFTLPDSWVWDFWFADDGEQHHLFFLYASRALHDPEARHYRAAIGHAVSADLRNWTRVPDALVRADAPAFDDLATWTGSVARHPDGTWFLFYTGSTRAPGGKNIQRIGYATSTDLTTWHKAGANPVLSADPTWYETLDSGRWHDEAFRDPWVFPDPDGDGWHMLITARATEGPAFERGVVGHAVSADLREWHLRPPLTAPAVRGFGQLEVIQTEIVDGRPVLIFSCLAEHASELRRAGGTRGGIWAAPAESLLGPFDIDAAEQVTDDRYYSGKLVRRRDGRWVLMGFHHTGPDGTFTGGVSDPVPIRWDGRRMTFEAEPAGTGAGSAQVPLPR, encoded by the coding sequence ATGTTCACGCTGCCCGACTCCTGGGTCTGGGACTTCTGGTTCGCCGACGACGGCGAGCAGCACCACCTGTTCTTCCTGTACGCCTCCCGCGCCCTGCACGACCCCGAGGCCCGCCACTACCGGGCCGCCATCGGCCACGCCGTCTCCGCCGACCTGCGCAACTGGACCCGGGTCCCCGACGCCCTGGTCCGCGCCGACGCGCCCGCCTTCGACGACCTCGCCACCTGGACCGGCTCGGTCGCCCGCCACCCGGACGGCACCTGGTTCCTCTTCTACACCGGCTCCACCCGTGCCCCCGGGGGCAAGAACATCCAGCGCATCGGCTACGCCACCTCCACCGACCTGACCACCTGGCACAAGGCCGGCGCCAACCCCGTACTCAGCGCCGACCCCACCTGGTACGAGACCCTCGACTCCGGCCGGTGGCACGACGAGGCGTTCCGCGACCCCTGGGTCTTCCCCGACCCCGACGGCGACGGCTGGCACATGCTGATCACCGCCCGGGCCACCGAAGGACCGGCCTTCGAACGCGGAGTCGTCGGCCACGCCGTCTCCGCCGACCTGCGCGAGTGGCACCTGCGGCCGCCGCTGACCGCTCCCGCCGTACGCGGCTTCGGGCAGCTCGAGGTCATCCAGACCGAGATCGTCGACGGCCGGCCGGTACTGATCTTCTCCTGCCTCGCCGAGCACGCCTCCGAGCTGCGCCGAGCCGGCGGCACCCGTGGCGGCATCTGGGCCGCCCCCGCCGAGAGCCTGCTCGGACCGTTCGACATCGACGCGGCCGAGCAGGTGACCGACGACCGCTACTACAGCGGCAAGCTCGTGCGCCGCCGGGACGGCCGCTGGGTGCTCATGGGCTTCCACCACACCGGCCCCGACGGCACCTTCACCGGCGGAGTCAGCGACCCCGTGCCGATCCGCTGGGACGGCCGCCGGATGACGTTCGAGGCGGAACCGGCCGGTACCGGCGCCGGGTCCGCGCAGGTCCCCCTGCCTCGCTGA
- a CDS encoding glycoside hydrolase family 32 protein — MTSRLRFSLTILLGLALTALGVAAPGPAGPQPARAADSYRSVYHFTVPDHWKNDPQRPVYVDGAFHYYYLYNADYDQAVGTAWRLATTTDNVAFHDQGVAAPKKSNANYDLWSGSAVVDTDNTAGFGAGAIVVLTTQMDHPTPAQIVDASGPQAQFLWYSTDGGRNFRPYGDTPVMANGGRKDFRDPKVVWDAPRNRWVALLAEGDRIGFYTSPDLKNWTWASSYVNSTLGTLECPDLFQLKADDGTTRWVMGASANGYLTGAPNTYAYWVGTFDGTAFTPDTTIPQWLDHGLDWYGGVTWEDPTAPLDRRYAIAWMNNWSYPYTTPTWAADGFNGTDSITRQITLKHHADGYALASRPVPALDNHATGVTSLGTIQVNGRVPLDYHGTAYQLEADVSWSTLDNLGIQLRVSADGTRHVDAGINHDYSYLNRRQTGNPDPSGQREETHAPYDPAKTQAHLRILVDRSTVEYFLDDGRYVHSSLAFPDPADNGISLFTSGGSATFANVTVTEFANLAQRPARTLADFEGTTYGSGWTTTGGLTGTAPTPASLPGQVGAAVLDTYAGTDSATGTITSPAFTIDRDTLHLLVAGGRHPLGQPGATAVNLLVDGLPVRTATGDDTGTLKPVTWDLSQWQGRSAQLQILDDATGGWGHLMLDQVTLSD; from the coding sequence ATGACCTCCCGACTGCGATTCTCCCTCACCATCCTGCTCGGTCTCGCGCTGACTGCGCTCGGCGTCGCCGCCCCCGGCCCGGCCGGCCCCCAGCCGGCCCGGGCGGCGGACAGCTACCGCAGCGTGTACCACTTCACCGTGCCCGACCACTGGAAGAACGACCCGCAGCGGCCGGTCTACGTCGACGGCGCCTTCCACTACTACTACCTCTACAACGCCGACTACGACCAGGCCGTCGGCACCGCCTGGCGCCTCGCCACCACCACCGACAACGTCGCCTTCCACGACCAGGGTGTCGCCGCCCCGAAGAAGAGCAACGCCAACTACGACCTGTGGTCCGGCTCCGCGGTCGTCGACACGGACAACACCGCCGGGTTCGGCGCCGGCGCGATCGTCGTCCTGACCACCCAGATGGACCACCCCACCCCCGCCCAGATCGTCGACGCGTCCGGCCCGCAGGCGCAGTTCCTGTGGTACTCCACCGACGGCGGCCGCAACTTCCGCCCCTACGGCGACACCCCGGTGATGGCCAACGGCGGCCGCAAGGACTTCCGCGACCCCAAGGTGGTTTGGGACGCACCCCGCAACCGCTGGGTCGCGCTGCTCGCCGAGGGCGACCGCATCGGGTTCTACACCTCTCCCGATCTCAAGAACTGGACCTGGGCCTCCAGTTACGTCAACAGCACGCTGGGCACCCTCGAGTGCCCCGACCTGTTCCAGCTCAAGGCCGACGACGGAACCACCCGCTGGGTCATGGGTGCCAGCGCCAACGGTTACCTCACCGGCGCCCCCAACACCTACGCCTACTGGGTCGGCACCTTCGACGGCACCGCCTTCACGCCCGACACCACGATCCCGCAGTGGCTCGACCACGGCCTCGACTGGTACGGCGGCGTCACCTGGGAGGACCCCACCGCTCCGCTCGACCGCCGCTACGCCATCGCCTGGATGAACAACTGGTCCTACCCGTACACCACCCCCACCTGGGCTGCCGACGGTTTCAACGGCACCGACTCCATCACCCGTCAGATCACCCTCAAGCACCACGCCGACGGCTACGCCCTGGCGTCCCGGCCCGTACCCGCGCTCGACAACCACGCCACCGGGGTCACCTCGCTCGGCACGATCCAGGTCAACGGCCGGGTCCCGCTCGACTACCACGGCACCGCCTACCAGCTGGAAGCCGACGTCAGCTGGAGCACTCTCGACAACCTCGGCATCCAACTGCGGGTCTCCGCCGACGGCACCCGCCACGTCGACGCCGGAATCAACCACGACTACAGCTACCTGAACCGGCGTCAGACCGGGAACCCCGACCCGTCCGGGCAGCGTGAGGAGACCCACGCACCGTACGATCCGGCGAAGACCCAGGCGCACCTGCGGATCCTCGTCGACCGCAGCACCGTCGAGTACTTCCTCGACGACGGCCGCTACGTCCACTCCAGCCTGGCGTTCCCCGACCCCGCCGACAACGGCATCAGCCTGTTCACCAGCGGCGGCAGCGCCACCTTCGCCAACGTCACCGTCACCGAGTTCGCCAACCTCGCCCAGCGCCCGGCCAGGACCCTCGCCGACTTCGAAGGCACCACGTACGGAAGCGGCTGGACCACCACCGGCGGCCTCACCGGCACCGCACCGACCCCGGCGAGCCTCCCCGGCCAGGTGGGTGCCGCCGTCCTCGACACCTACGCCGGCACCGACTCCGCCACCGGCACCATCACCTCACCCGCCTTCACCATCGACCGCGACACCCTGCACCTCCTCGTCGCGGGCGGCCGCCATCCGCTCGGTCAACCCGGCGCCACCGCCGTCAACCTCCTCGTCGACGGGCTGCCCGTCCGCACCGCCACCGGTGACGACACCGGCACCCTGAAGCCCGTCACCTGGGACCTCAGCCAGTGGCAGGGCCGGAGCGCGCAGCTGCAGATCCTCGACGACGCGACCGGCGGCTGGGGCCACCTGATGCTCGATCAGGTGACCCTGAGCGACTGA
- a CDS encoding carbohydrate kinase family protein yields the protein MTEPEFLVIGECVADVVRSPGRPDRAHPGGSPANVAYGLARLGHRTTLLTQLGQDPLGDLIRAHLGSAGVSVLTDDQQPPTPTAIVSLDERGSAAYEFAIGWSLRTTAVPSARYVHLGSIASVLEPGAGTARRLLRSLRGSGATVSYDPNIRPALFGERARGIAAVEECVALSHVVKASDEDLEWLYPGVPVRESARRWLALGPRAVFVTCGGRGAFALTPDGEFRTAAAPAEVVDTVGAGDSFMSALLSALVGREPDARAVPAALRAAAAAAAVTVSRAGASPPTAAELAAALRS from the coding sequence ATGACAGAACCCGAATTCCTCGTGATCGGCGAGTGCGTCGCGGATGTGGTCCGTTCCCCCGGCCGACCCGACCGCGCCCACCCGGGCGGCAGCCCCGCCAACGTCGCCTACGGCCTGGCCAGGCTGGGGCACCGGACCACGCTCCTCACCCAGCTCGGGCAGGATCCGCTGGGCGACCTGATCCGGGCTCACCTCGGTTCGGCAGGCGTGTCGGTCCTGACGGACGACCAGCAGCCACCCACCCCGACCGCGATCGTCTCCCTGGACGAACGGGGCAGCGCCGCCTACGAGTTCGCCATCGGCTGGAGCCTCCGAACGACCGCCGTCCCCTCGGCACGGTACGTTCACCTGGGCTCGATCGCCTCGGTACTGGAGCCGGGCGCCGGCACCGCCCGCCGCCTGCTGCGCTCGCTGCGCGGCTCGGGGGCCACGGTCTCGTACGACCCCAACATCCGGCCGGCGCTGTTCGGCGAACGGGCGCGCGGCATCGCCGCGGTGGAGGAGTGCGTGGCGCTCAGCCACGTCGTCAAGGCCAGCGACGAGGACCTGGAGTGGCTGTACCCCGGGGTTCCGGTCCGCGAGAGCGCCCGCCGCTGGCTGGCCCTCGGCCCGCGCGCGGTGTTCGTCACCTGCGGCGGCCGGGGCGCCTTCGCGCTCACTCCCGACGGCGAATTCCGCACGGCGGCCGCACCGGCCGAGGTCGTCGACACGGTGGGCGCCGGCGACTCGTTCATGTCCGCCCTGCTGTCCGCCCTGGTGGGACGCGAACCTGACGCCCGAGCGGTACCCGCCGCCCTGCGGGCCGCGGCAGCCGCAGCGGCCGTCACCGTCTCCCGCGCCGGCGCCAGCCCTCCGACGGCCGCCGAACTGGCCGCCGCCCTCCGCTCCTGA
- a CDS encoding ricin-type beta-trefoil lectin domain protein gives MTRTPARRSLPACLSAAVLALPLAVLTAAAPAEAADNSQLNAAQFKGVNWARPGDNFVNGPVVPEGLTATDGYATVKAKADVVFDQLRNAVGPNTVRLPINTFTYPGTSWGNAYAGVVDSATAKGLKVILSFWEDGAATSGGRVTNKAAFDTMWNAYTAKYASNGNVHYEIMNEPIGYNATDWANFAAGWIAERPSVPRERIVVSGVGYNDYTAPLCTDSRFDGTYLSAHLYAFGSLDHDYQGWIDELTGRIGSCATRTILDEWGAPQDDGLNYHDANSTNDFVRYVRAMTDSIHNLGLGSVYWPAIGGKHQERPTYDYYSLFHLEGSGTNLLLRTRNTTMTDRLRYAWGLGAGSPTSTLRNTGAQRCLDIPGATHANLTQVEGYTCHTGANQQWTRTATGQITAYNGAKCLDAVGQGTADGTVVDIYDCNTGSNQKWAFYSDGTIRGIQSGKCLDLDLTTSKVILYTCHTGTNQKWQTV, from the coding sequence GTGACCCGAACCCCCGCCCGCCGTAGCCTGCCGGCCTGCCTGTCGGCGGCGGTGCTGGCCTTACCGCTGGCCGTACTCACCGCCGCGGCACCGGCCGAGGCCGCCGACAACTCCCAGCTGAACGCAGCCCAGTTCAAGGGCGTCAACTGGGCCCGCCCGGGCGACAACTTCGTCAACGGCCCGGTCGTCCCCGAGGGCCTGACCGCGACCGACGGCTACGCGACCGTCAAGGCCAAGGCGGACGTCGTCTTCGACCAGCTGCGCAACGCCGTCGGCCCCAACACCGTGCGGCTGCCGATCAACACCTTCACCTACCCCGGCACCTCCTGGGGCAACGCCTACGCCGGAGTCGTCGACTCCGCCACCGCCAAGGGACTCAAGGTGATCCTCTCCTTCTGGGAGGACGGCGCGGCCACCAGCGGCGGAAGGGTCACCAACAAGGCCGCCTTCGACACGATGTGGAACGCCTACACCGCCAAGTACGCGTCCAACGGCAACGTCCACTACGAGATCATGAACGAGCCCATCGGGTACAACGCCACCGACTGGGCCAACTTCGCCGCCGGCTGGATCGCCGAACGCCCGTCCGTCCCGCGCGAGCGGATCGTCGTGAGCGGCGTCGGCTACAACGACTACACCGCGCCGCTGTGCACCGACAGCCGCTTCGACGGCACCTACCTCTCGGCCCATCTGTACGCCTTCGGCAGTCTCGACCACGACTACCAGGGGTGGATCGACGAACTGACGGGCCGAATCGGCAGCTGCGCCACCCGCACCATCCTGGACGAATGGGGCGCCCCGCAGGACGACGGCCTCAACTACCACGACGCCAACAGCACCAACGACTTCGTCCGGTACGTCCGCGCGATGACCGACAGCATCCACAACCTCGGCCTGGGCTCGGTCTACTGGCCCGCCATCGGTGGCAAGCACCAGGAGCGGCCCACCTACGACTACTACTCCCTCTTCCACCTGGAGGGCAGCGGCACCAACCTGCTGCTGCGGACCCGCAACACCACCATGACCGACCGCCTCAGGTACGCCTGGGGCCTCGGCGCCGGCTCGCCCACCAGCACCCTCAGGAACACCGGCGCCCAGCGCTGCCTCGACATCCCCGGCGCCACCCACGCCAACCTCACCCAGGTGGAGGGCTACACCTGCCACACCGGCGCCAACCAGCAGTGGACCCGGACCGCCACCGGGCAGATCACCGCCTACAACGGGGCGAAGTGCCTGGACGCCGTCGGCCAGGGAACCGCCGACGGCACCGTGGTCGACATCTACGACTGCAACACCGGCAGCAACCAGAAGTGGGCCTTCTACTCCGACGGCACGATCCGAGGCATCCAGTCCGGCAAGTGCCTGGACCTCGACCTGACCACGTCCAAGGTGATCCTCTACACCTGCCACACCGGCACCAACCAGAAGTGGCAGACCGTCTAG
- a CDS encoding ABC transporter substrate-binding protein encodes MAISRRQALLCGVALSLSLTVGACGSSGTADSGDAKVLSEADLEAALNAGGSITVWSWDGLVKKAAAGFEAKYPKVKVNVVNAGTNNEEYTALQNAVKAGKGVPDVAQLEYYALPQFALGKSLTDLRELGVDKLDGSFTPGPANAVKAGTDKVFGMPLDSGPMALFYNKDVFDQHQIKVPTTWEEYAAAARKLHAADPKAYIANDTGDAGFTTSMIWQAGGKPYTVDGTKVGVDFAEPGSKRFASTWQPLISDKLLAPVTSWSDEWYKGLGDGTIATLVIGAWMPSNLESGVKAAAGKWRVAPMPQWENGGVPRTSENGGSSMAITKASANKTLAYAFLKYAAVDEGAQIRIDGGAFPATTKHLNSPEFKNREFPYFGGQKINEVLAASATEVVNGWSYLPYQAYANSIYKDTVGQAYVSGTTLQDGLKAWQEASLKYGREQGFSTK; translated from the coding sequence ATGGCGATATCCCGGCGTCAAGCCCTCCTCTGCGGCGTCGCCCTGTCGCTGTCGCTCACCGTCGGCGCCTGCGGGTCCTCCGGCACGGCCGACTCCGGCGACGCCAAGGTCCTGTCCGAGGCCGACCTCGAGGCCGCCCTGAACGCCGGCGGCAGCATCACCGTCTGGTCCTGGGACGGGCTGGTGAAGAAGGCCGCCGCCGGCTTCGAGGCCAAGTACCCCAAGGTCAAGGTCAACGTCGTCAACGCGGGGACCAACAACGAGGAGTACACCGCGCTGCAGAACGCGGTCAAGGCGGGGAAGGGCGTCCCGGACGTCGCCCAGCTCGAGTACTACGCACTGCCGCAGTTCGCCCTCGGCAAGTCCCTCACCGACCTGCGCGAGCTGGGCGTGGACAAGCTGGACGGCAGTTTCACCCCCGGGCCCGCGAACGCCGTGAAGGCCGGTACGGACAAGGTGTTCGGCATGCCGCTGGACTCCGGACCGATGGCCCTGTTCTACAACAAGGACGTCTTCGACCAGCACCAGATCAAGGTGCCGACCACCTGGGAGGAGTACGCCGCAGCGGCCAGGAAGCTGCACGCGGCCGACCCGAAGGCGTACATCGCCAACGACACCGGCGACGCGGGCTTCACCACCAGCATGATCTGGCAGGCCGGCGGCAAGCCCTACACGGTCGACGGCACCAAGGTGGGCGTGGACTTCGCCGAGCCGGGCAGCAAGAGGTTCGCCTCCACCTGGCAGCCGCTGATCAGCGACAAGCTCCTCGCGCCGGTCACCTCGTGGAGCGACGAGTGGTACAAGGGCCTCGGTGACGGCACCATCGCCACCCTGGTGATCGGCGCCTGGATGCCCTCCAACCTCGAGTCGGGGGTCAAGGCCGCCGCGGGCAAGTGGCGGGTGGCGCCCATGCCGCAGTGGGAGAACGGCGGGGTCCCCAGGACCTCCGAGAACGGCGGCAGCTCGATGGCCATCACCAAGGCCAGCGCCAACAAGACCCTGGCCTACGCCTTCCTCAAGTACGCGGCGGTCGACGAGGGCGCGCAGATCCGGATCGACGGCGGCGCGTTCCCGGCCACCACCAAGCACCTCAACTCCCCGGAGTTCAAGAACCGCGAGTTCCCCTACTTCGGCGGCCAGAAGATCAACGAGGTGCTCGCCGCGTCGGCCACCGAGGTCGTGAACGGCTGGTCCTACCTGCCCTACCAGGCTTACGCCAACAGCATCTACAAGGACACCGTCGGCCAGGCCTACGTCAGCGGCACCACGCTCCAGGACGGGCTGAAGGCCTGGCAGGAAGCCTCCCTCAAGTACGGCCGGGAGCAGGGGTTCAGCACCAAGTAG
- a CDS encoding LacI family DNA-binding transcriptional regulator, which translates to MGLSDQGVPPVGGAQRGGSGIPGGRRKQRVSMADVAKLAGVSSQTVSRVANGHSGVIGSTREQVLAAMDELGYRPNSAARALRYGRFNTIGVILLTLNTVGHSATVDAIATQAATEGYAVTVMPIDVPTQDNVLGAFTRMGELAVDAVIVFIEVHLLDAGTVTLPRGVPVVVVDSDAGDRYQVVDNDQAGGARLAVRHLLDLGHQTVWHLAGPDRSYASQSRARSWRATLEESGRPVPEPLRGDWSATSGYQAGLVLAEQPGCTAVFAANDQMALGLLHAFHDRGRSVPGDISVVGFDGVPEAAHFQPPLTTVYQDFREVGRRSVLEALRQIREGAAAQPGTDLVPTELVVRGSTAPPPR; encoded by the coding sequence ATGGGGTTGAGCGACCAGGGGGTTCCGCCCGTCGGAGGCGCGCAGCGGGGCGGCTCGGGGATACCGGGCGGCCGCCGTAAGCAGCGCGTCTCGATGGCCGACGTGGCCAAGCTGGCCGGGGTGTCCTCCCAGACGGTCTCCAGGGTGGCCAACGGCCACTCCGGCGTGATCGGCAGTACCCGCGAACAGGTGCTCGCGGCCATGGACGAGCTGGGCTACCGCCCGAACAGCGCCGCGCGCGCCCTGCGTTACGGGCGGTTCAACACCATCGGCGTCATCCTGCTCACGCTGAACACCGTCGGCCACAGTGCGACGGTCGACGCGATCGCCACCCAGGCCGCCACCGAGGGGTACGCGGTCACGGTGATGCCGATCGACGTCCCGACCCAGGACAACGTGCTCGGCGCCTTCACCAGGATGGGCGAGCTCGCCGTGGACGCGGTGATCGTCTTCATAGAGGTCCACCTGCTCGACGCGGGCACCGTCACGCTGCCGCGCGGCGTCCCCGTCGTGGTGGTGGACTCCGACGCCGGCGATCGCTACCAGGTGGTGGACAACGACCAGGCCGGTGGCGCCCGGCTGGCCGTGCGCCACCTGCTCGACCTCGGCCACCAGACCGTATGGCACCTGGCCGGCCCTGACCGGTCGTACGCCAGCCAGAGCCGGGCCCGGTCCTGGCGGGCCACGCTGGAGGAGTCCGGGCGGCCGGTGCCGGAGCCGCTCCGGGGCGACTGGTCGGCCACCTCGGGGTACCAGGCGGGCCTGGTGCTCGCCGAACAGCCGGGCTGCACCGCCGTGTTCGCGGCCAACGACCAGATGGCGCTGGGCCTGTTGCACGCCTTCCACGACCGGGGCAGGTCCGTGCCCGGCGACATCAGCGTGGTCGGCTTCGACGGCGTACCGGAGGCCGCGCACTTCCAGCCGCCGCTGACCACCGTGTACCAGGACTTCCGCGAGGTGGGCCGCCGGAGCGTCCTGGAAGCCCTGCGGCAGATCCGCGAGGGCGCGGCCGCACAGCCCGGAACCGATCTGGTGCCCACCGAGCTGGTGGTCCGCGGCAGTACCGCGCCACCCCCGCGCTGA